In Pseudomonas lalkuanensis, the following are encoded in one genomic region:
- the napA gene encoding nitrate reductase catalytic subunit NapA, with amino-acid sequence MSMTRREFAKVQAAAIAVAAAGLPIATTASNLITDAENTKLDWNKAPCRFCGTGCSVMVATRDGRVVATHGDVKAEVNRGLNCVKGYFLSKVMYGIDRLTQPLLRMKDGAYHKQGEFQPVSWDQAFDIMAEKYKAAIREHGPESVGMFGSGQWTIWEGYAANKLMKAGLRSNNIDPNARHCMASAVMGFMRTFGMDEPMGCYDDIEATDAFVLWGANMAEMHPILWTRVTDRRLSYPHVKVVVLSTFEHRSFELADIPMVFSPQTDLIILNYIANHIIQSGAVNQEFVSKHTRFAKGADDIGYGLRATDPLEQKAQNAAKANSWNDISFEQFAEFVKPYTLERAAKESGVPAEHLKALAELYADPKRKVVSFWTMGFNQHTRGVWANNLIYNIHLLTGKISEPGNSPFSLTGQPSACGTAREVGTFSHRLPADMLVANPKHRAAAENIWKLPEGTIQEKPGFHAVEQSRKLKDGVLKVYWTQVSNNMQAGPNVMQEILPGWRNPEAFVVVSDVYPTVSAQAADLILPSAMWVEKEGAYGNAERRTQFWHQLVKAPGDARSDLWQLMEFSKRLNTDEVWPAELLAKAPELKGKSLFEVLFRNGQVDRFPLSDMAEGYANDEAKAFGFYVQKGLFEEYAAFGRGHGHDLAPFDAYHAERGLRWPVVEGRETRWRYREGHDPYVEKGSGVQFYGYPDKKAIIFALPYEPPAEVPDKDYPFWLSTGRVLEHWHTGSMTQRVDELYRAVPDALVYMHPDDARDLKARRGSEIRLVSRRGEIRARVETRGRNKPPRGMVFVPFFDANKLINKVTLDATDPISKQTDFKKCAVRIELVSLA; translated from the coding sequence ATGAGCATGACTCGCCGTGAATTCGCCAAGGTGCAGGCCGCGGCCATTGCCGTCGCTGCCGCCGGCCTGCCGATTGCCACCACCGCCAGCAACCTGATCACCGACGCCGAGAATACGAAGCTGGATTGGAACAAGGCGCCGTGCCGGTTCTGCGGCACCGGTTGCAGCGTCATGGTGGCGACCCGGGATGGCCGGGTGGTGGCTACCCACGGCGACGTCAAGGCCGAAGTCAATCGGGGCCTAAACTGCGTGAAGGGCTATTTCCTGTCGAAGGTGATGTATGGCATCGACCGCCTGACCCAGCCGCTCCTGCGCATGAAGGATGGTGCCTACCACAAGCAAGGCGAGTTCCAGCCGGTGTCCTGGGACCAGGCCTTCGACATCATGGCCGAGAAGTACAAGGCGGCGATCCGGGAGCATGGCCCGGAGTCGGTCGGCATGTTCGGTTCCGGGCAATGGACGATCTGGGAAGGCTACGCCGCCAACAAGCTGATGAAGGCCGGACTGCGCTCCAACAACATCGACCCCAACGCCCGCCACTGCATGGCCTCGGCGGTCATGGGCTTCATGCGCACTTTCGGCATGGATGAGCCCATGGGCTGCTATGACGACATCGAGGCCACCGACGCTTTCGTGCTGTGGGGGGCGAACATGGCCGAGATGCACCCGATCCTCTGGACCCGGGTCACCGACCGCCGCTTGAGCTATCCCCATGTCAAGGTCGTGGTGTTGTCGACCTTCGAGCACCGCAGTTTCGAGCTGGCCGATATTCCCATGGTGTTCAGCCCGCAGACCGACCTGATCATCCTCAACTACATCGCCAACCACATCATCCAGAGCGGCGCGGTCAATCAGGAGTTCGTGAGCAAGCACACCCGCTTCGCCAAGGGGGCCGACGACATCGGTTACGGCCTGCGCGCTACCGACCCGCTGGAGCAGAAGGCGCAGAACGCGGCCAAGGCCAACAGCTGGAACGACATTTCCTTCGAGCAGTTTGCCGAGTTCGTCAAACCCTACACCCTGGAACGTGCCGCCAAGGAGTCGGGGGTGCCGGCCGAACACCTGAAGGCGTTGGCCGAGTTGTATGCCGATCCCAAGCGCAAGGTGGTGTCGTTCTGGACCATGGGCTTCAACCAGCACACCCGTGGGGTCTGGGCCAACAACCTGATCTACAACATCCACCTGCTCACCGGAAAGATCAGCGAACCCGGCAATAGTCCGTTCTCGCTTACCGGCCAGCCCTCGGCCTGTGGAACCGCACGGGAAGTGGGAACCTTCTCCCACCGCCTGCCGGCGGACATGCTGGTGGCCAATCCCAAGCACCGCGCTGCTGCCGAGAACATCTGGAAGTTGCCGGAAGGCACCATCCAGGAGAAGCCCGGCTTTCACGCCGTGGAGCAGAGTCGCAAGCTCAAGGACGGCGTGCTCAAGGTGTACTGGACGCAGGTCAGCAACAACATGCAGGCCGGGCCCAACGTGATGCAGGAGATTCTTCCCGGCTGGCGCAATCCGGAAGCCTTCGTGGTCGTTTCCGATGTCTACCCCACCGTTTCGGCGCAGGCCGCCGACCTGATCCTGCCCAGTGCCATGTGGGTGGAGAAGGAGGGGGCTTACGGCAACGCCGAGCGGCGTACGCAGTTCTGGCACCAACTGGTCAAGGCGCCGGGGGATGCCAGGTCCGACCTGTGGCAACTGATGGAGTTTTCCAAACGGCTCAACACCGACGAGGTGTGGCCTGCCGAATTGCTGGCCAAGGCGCCGGAGCTGAAGGGCAAGAGCCTGTTCGAGGTGCTGTTCAGGAATGGCCAGGTCGACCGCTTCCCCCTCAGTGACATGGCCGAGGGCTACGCCAACGATGAGGCCAAGGCTTTCGGTTTCTACGTGCAGAAAGGGTTGTTCGAAGAGTACGCCGCATTCGGCCGCGGGCATGGCCACGATCTGGCGCCGTTCGATGCCTATCACGCGGAGCGTGGCCTGCGCTGGCCGGTGGTCGAGGGGCGGGAAACGCGCTGGCGCTACCGCGAGGGGCACGACCCTTACGTGGAGAAGGGGAGTGGCGTTCAGTTCTACGGCTACCCCGACAAGAAGGCGATCATCTTCGCGTTGCCCTATGAGCCGCCGGCCGAAGTGCCCGACAAGGATTATCCGTTCTGGCTGAGCACTGGCCGCGTTCTCGAACACTGGCACACCGGGAGCATGACCCAGCGTGTCGACGAGCTGTACCGGGCCGTGCCGGACGCCCTGGTGTACATGCACCCGGACGATGCCCGCGACCTGAAGGCGCGCCGGGGCAGCGAGATCAGGCTGGTCAGCCGACGCGGTGAAATCCGCGCCCGGGTGGAGACCCGTGGGCGCAACAAGCCGCCACGGGGCATGGTGTTCGTGCCGTTCTTCGACGCCAACAAATTGATCAACAAGGTCACCCTGGATGCGACCGACCCGATCTCCAAGCAGACCGATTTCAAGAAGTGCGCCGTGCGCATCGAACTGGTCAGCCTGGCGTAA
- a CDS encoding chaperone NapD, with protein MPGILHIASLLIHCRPELMPALLPNLARLPGVEIHRHSPEGKLVVVLEVEHERQILDCIDQIQQLPGVLSAALVYHELLSAEGDTP; from the coding sequence ATGCCCGGCATCCTGCACATCGCCAGCCTGCTGATTCACTGCCGCCCCGAGCTGATGCCCGCGCTGCTGCCCAATCTCGCGCGGTTGCCGGGTGTGGAAATTCACCGGCACTCCCCTGAGGGAAAACTGGTGGTGGTGCTCGAGGTCGAGCATGAACGGCAGATCCTGGATTGCATCGATCAGATCCAGCAATTGCCTGGCGTGCTCAGCGCCGCACTGGTCTATCACGAACTCCTCAGCGCAGAAGGAGACACCCCATGA
- the napE gene encoding periplasmic nitrate reductase, NapE protein gives MDDKGRSSLDKRHETRLFLFLIFLLFPLLSIAIVGGYGFVVWMLQLIMGPPGPPA, from the coding sequence ATGGACGATAAAGGCAGATCCAGCCTGGACAAGCGGCACGAGACCCGCCTGTTCCTCTTTCTGATTTTCCTGCTGTTTCCCCTGTTGTCGATCGCCATAGTGGGCGGCTATGGCTTCGTCGTGTGGATGCTGCAGCTGATCATGGGACCGCCCGGTCCGCCGGCCTGA
- a CDS encoding epoxide hydrolase family protein — MVTQPPTTLTVLSRRSLLLKGAAVSAFAMISPAMAAIQTDAAPSSAADAVRPFRADVPQSALDDLRRRLAATRWPERETVPDRSQGVQLDKLQALVRHWETGYDWRKAEAKLNAFPQFLTHIDGLDIHFIHVRSRNPNAMPLIMTHGWPGSVFELLKTIGPLTDPTAHGGSPDDAFHLVLPSIPGFGFSAKPTSTGWNPDRVARAWDSLMKRLGYTRYVSQGGDWGAIICDAMGRQAPDGLLGIHVNRIERSTTIPPEVAKALMSGDPPPEGLGAEEREVFDEARAFLGKGFGFAAIMSTRPQTLGYSLADSPSGLAAWFYDKYGEWVFTRGEPERAFTRDEMLDNISLYWLTNTGTSSARIYWENSSSSAKPGPISIPVAVTIFPGEVYKPPRHWAARLYTNLVYFNRVDKGGHFAAWEEPELFSAEVRAAFKSMR; from the coding sequence ATGGTCACCCAGCCCCCGACCACACTCACCGTCCTGTCCCGCCGGTCATTGCTCTTGAAAGGGGCAGCCGTCTCAGCCTTCGCGATGATCAGTCCGGCAATGGCGGCGATCCAGACCGATGCCGCACCCTCTTCCGCTGCTGATGCGGTTCGCCCCTTCCGCGCCGATGTACCGCAATCTGCGCTCGACGATCTTCGCCGCCGCCTGGCCGCTACACGCTGGCCGGAACGGGAAACCGTCCCTGATCGTTCCCAGGGCGTGCAGCTCGACAAGCTTCAAGCGCTGGTGCGCCACTGGGAGACTGGCTACGACTGGCGCAAGGCGGAGGCAAAACTCAATGCCTTCCCGCAGTTCCTGACCCACATCGACGGGCTGGACATTCACTTCATCCACGTCCGCTCCCGCAATCCGAACGCCATGCCGCTGATCATGACCCACGGCTGGCCGGGGTCGGTCTTCGAATTGCTCAAGACCATCGGCCCATTGACCGATCCCACGGCGCACGGCGGGAGCCCTGACGACGCGTTCCACCTGGTGTTGCCCTCCATTCCCGGGTTCGGCTTTTCGGCCAAGCCCACAAGCACCGGCTGGAATCCGGACCGCGTTGCCCGCGCCTGGGATTCGCTGATGAAGCGCCTCGGCTACACGCGCTACGTGTCACAAGGGGGCGATTGGGGCGCGATCATCTGTGATGCCATGGGACGCCAGGCACCTGACGGGTTGCTGGGCATCCATGTCAACCGGATCGAACGCTCAACGACCATTCCCCCCGAAGTCGCGAAGGCACTGATGAGCGGCGATCCCCCTCCGGAGGGGCTTGGTGCGGAAGAACGCGAGGTGTTCGACGAGGCGCGTGCCTTCCTCGGCAAGGGTTTCGGCTTCGCGGCGATCATGTCGACGCGTCCGCAAACCCTCGGCTACAGCCTGGCGGACTCGCCGTCCGGTCTGGCCGCCTGGTTCTACGACAAGTATGGCGAGTGGGTATTCACCCGCGGCGAACCGGAGCGCGCCTTCACGCGCGACGAGATGCTGGACAACATCTCGCTCTATTGGCTGACCAACACAGGTACATCCAGCGCACGGATCTACTGGGAAAACAGTAGCAGTAGCGCAAAGCCAGGCCCTATCTCGATACCGGTAGCCGTGACGATATTTCCCGGCGAGGTCTACAAGCCGCCCAGGCATTGGGCCGCCCGCCTGTACACGAACCTCGTGTACTTCAACCGCGTGGACAAGGGTGGGCACTTCGCAGCCTGGGAAGAGCCCGAGCTGTTCAGCGCCGAAGTACGTGCAGCCTTCAAGTCGATGCGGTGA
- a CDS encoding SgcJ/EcaC family oxidoreductase, whose protein sequence is MKNSIIAPAALALVLAGCTSYSSTSGTGSTEQCKATSEQEISALFDRWNRSLQTGDPRKVVANYAERSVLLPTLSNKPRTTPSEKEDYFQHFLENKPVGKIDWRMIEIDCNSAVDAGLYTFTFGASGPQVKARYTYTYKWDGQQWLITSHHSSAMPEKN, encoded by the coding sequence ATGAAAAACTCAATCATTGCGCCAGCAGCGCTGGCCCTCGTTCTTGCAGGCTGTACCTCCTACTCATCGACTTCCGGCACCGGAAGCACGGAACAATGCAAGGCAACCAGTGAGCAAGAGATCTCGGCGTTGTTTGATCGATGGAATCGCTCTCTGCAAACCGGCGATCCACGCAAGGTAGTCGCCAACTATGCCGAGCGTTCCGTCCTCCTTCCGACCTTATCGAACAAGCCGCGAACGACCCCCTCCGAAAAGGAGGATTACTTCCAGCACTTCCTGGAAAACAAGCCGGTTGGAAAGATCGACTGGAGAATGATCGAGATCGACTGCAATTCGGCAGTTGATGCCGGTCTCTATACCTTCACGTTCGGCGCTTCCGGCCCCCAGGTGAAAGCTCGCTATACATACACCTACAAATGGGACGGGCAGCAGTGGCTGATTACCAGCCATCACTCGTCCGCAATGCCAGAGAAGAACTGA
- a CDS encoding phytanoyl-CoA dioxygenase family protein, whose product MTDREQLHRDGYVLLRRAIPAEWLDELRAVFDAGVKPSSQWPVPRGMDWRHSLLDCDSKVQAVCRLPQVLAVVGELIGERFFLSQVEGREPLADGGHQRLHRDLSAQRPGDMVNALAYFDDYGPGNGATRIVPGSHRPEQGAPPFDFNDESRSVQLSGSAGDILVFDVDLVHAGSRNPTGARRRSILISYFSEPLYASHLETVSLRGVRMDTTDRFDPSDFAYGGGLIIR is encoded by the coding sequence ATGACTGACCGCGAGCAACTCCATCGAGATGGCTACGTGCTGCTTCGTCGTGCAATTCCGGCAGAGTGGCTGGATGAGCTTCGCGCCGTGTTCGATGCGGGGGTGAAACCATCGAGCCAATGGCCAGTGCCGCGTGGCATGGACTGGCGCCATTCGCTGCTGGACTGCGACTCGAAGGTCCAGGCTGTGTGTCGTCTGCCTCAGGTGCTGGCAGTGGTCGGTGAGTTGATCGGCGAGCGGTTCTTCCTCTCGCAGGTGGAGGGTCGCGAGCCTCTGGCAGATGGTGGTCATCAGCGGCTGCACCGCGACTTGTCGGCGCAGCGGCCAGGCGACATGGTGAACGCCCTGGCTTATTTCGACGATTACGGCCCTGGGAACGGAGCGACACGCATCGTCCCTGGCAGCCATCGTCCCGAGCAGGGAGCGCCGCCATTCGACTTCAATGACGAGTCCCGTTCCGTTCAGCTATCCGGCTCCGCTGGTGACATCCTGGTGTTCGATGTCGATCTGGTGCACGCGGGCAGTCGGAACCCGACCGGCGCACGACGTCGTTCCATCCTGATCAGCTATTTCTCCGAGCCTCTATACGCTTCTCACCTGGAAACAGTGAGCCTCCGGGGTGTTCGGATGGACACGACCGATCGGTTCGATCCCTCGGATTTCGCCTACGGCGGCGGGCTCATCATCCGCTAG